In Euphorbia lathyris chromosome 2, ddEupLath1.1, whole genome shotgun sequence, the sequence AGATATTTATGTTTATCACAGAGGTCCCATATACAGCATAAATGATTGAAGTGACTTTAGGCAAATCATTAATTGGAGGCACCTAAAAGTATTCAGCCATGTATGTCGCTGTTAGTACTAGCAATGTTGCTAAATGTAGATCTGAAATATTATCTACTCCTATCAAATAATTAGATATAGTTATTAGTTATTGCACATTTATGGTGGGATATTATATAAGTATTTTACACAAGTGATTAATAGGTGATGAGAGCTGGATAGAACTCAAACTCGGGAATTTTTCATAAGGTGCATTTAACTTCTTCATCTACCAAGCACATGCACATGTTCCAACTCCAACTACagtctttttctttccttctcctacatcttcttccctttctttttCTAGAGATAAAGGTAATATAATAGTCTTAAGGTTgttgggaagtatcaatttagtaaATTCCCGACCTATAAAATAACACCATGGTGCAATTATAGCTCTGGATAACGAAATTTGATGCCTCGACGTTTGTAAAATGGTACAAATCTAGCCCCAGATTTTGTTACCCATGGCTATAATTGCATCATTTCACAAACGTGGAGCTAAAatggtgttattttatacgttgAGGTAAAAAATTGCACTTTCCCAAAAACATTGGgactattttggtaccttatcctttttttttaaatatgggATTATTGGATTGAGAAAGTTTAATATATGTCCACGTTATTTATGCACCGAACTAAATAGTGAATATCACATTACATTTTAGCCAATAAAATATGAACACAGTGTAATTAGTTACATATTTTtcagttaattatttatatatacttttagatttttaaaatataaatcttattacCCTAAAAATAACCCTGGACCTGGATTATTAACTCTAGACCCTATAGTATGACCTTGAACCTAAATTGTTAACTCTAGACCCTATAATATATGACGCGACATCAAATTATTGATTTGACATATAACAtaacatataataaaaaaaatcggcTTAATGATATAATTGATGAtccaaatcatatatatatatacataatgcACAAATATTGATCAACAAGAAAGCAATTAACATTGTTTTTTAATGTATATGATCTAAATTGGAACTTGATCGGATTGTGTCTAGTCGATCTGATGTTAAAGTCAATAAAGATAGTAGAGAGATAAAAGTATAATGTATGAATACCTATAATGAGGAGAGTTACCCTCTTTATAGGTCTTCTCATGCCCTGTCGATTAAGGATAGAAATGTCTTTTCAGAGAGACGGTCCTCAAATGGATTTTTTTGTATCAGaagataattatatatataatatacataATTGAGAATGTCACGgcaaaatttatttaattattttatcacCTGATGTGTCATTATCCCTAAGTTAAGTGCTTCCTAATGATTTAGTTATTCATTgttttaattaatatgaaagACAGTTGGAAGTTGTAGATATCATTGAATGCAAATTGAAACAGGGTAGGGCGCTACATATAAAGACCATTCATGGTGTTTGATTTCTCATCTGCACTTATTAGTTTACTATATTTTGATTAAACATACAAACAAATATGGTACGTGAGAAAAGGAAGGTGGTGGGTTTGTTATCTATCCTTTGCCTTCATGTTCTTGTCGTGAGTACTGTTCTTGCTAAAGATGTGGCCACGGGAAAGAAAGATGATGATCAGACATTTATAGGCATTGCTAATAGTGGTGGATTCGGTGGCGGCtttggtggtggaggaggagcCGGTGGAGGTGGCggagttggaggtggagctggTGGAGGGGCTGGATTTGGTGGCGGTGCTGGAGGAGGTGGCGGATTTGGCGGTGGAGGTGGCGGAGGTGGTGGAGTGGGTGGTGGTTCTGGTGGGGGTGGTGGAGTAGGAGGTGGAGCCGGTGGAGGAGCAGGTGGTGGTACAGGCAAAGGAGGTGGTCTCGGTGGTGGCATTGGAAAAGGCGGTGGTTTAGGTGGAGGAGTTGGCAAGGGTGGTGGCATTGGTGGAGGAATAGGAAAAGGAGGTGGTCTTGGAGGAGGAATAGGGaaaggtggtggtggtggcggcGGTGGGATAGGAAAAGGTGGAGGCAAAGGTGGTGGTGTTGGAGGAGGGATTGGAAAAGGCGGAGGActaggtggtggtggtggtctTGGTGGAGGTGGAGGCAAAGGTGGTGGTCTCGGTGGAGGTGGAGGCAAAGGTGGTGGTATTGGAGGAGGAACTGGAAAAGGCGGAGGACTTGGTGGAGGTGGAGGCAAAGGTGGTGGTGCTGGAGGAGGGATTGGAAAAGGTGGGGGActaggtggtggtggtggtctCGGTGGAGGCAAAGGTGGTGGTATTGGAGGAGGAATTGGAAAAGGGGGAGGACTTGGTGGTGGTGGAGGCAaaggtggtggtggaggaggagggaTCGGAAAAGGCGGAGGACtaggtggtggtggtggaggtggaggtAAAGGTAGTGGTGGTGGTCTtggtggaggtggaggtggaggcaAAGGTGGTGGTATGGGAGGAGGGATCGGAAAAGGCGGAGGACTAGGTggtggtggaggtggaggtaaaggtggtggtggtggtctTGGTGGAGGTGGAGGCAAAGGTGGTGGTATGGGAGGAGGGATTGGAAAAGGCGGAGGACTAGGTggtggtggaggtggaggtaaaggtggtggtggtggtctTGGTGGAGGTGGAGGCAAAGGTGGTGGATTTGGTGGTGGTGTTGGTGGAGGTGGAGGAAAAGGTGGTGGATTTGGAGGTGGAACAGGTGGAGGTTTTGGAAAAGGCGGTGGATTTGGAGGTGGAACAGGAGGAGGTTTTGGAAAAGGTGGTGGATTTGGTGGAGGTTTTGGAGGTGGTTCGGGAGGTGGGATTGGTGGTGGATATGGTGGGGGAGGGGGTGGTGGCAGCGGTGGTGGATTCGGAGGTGGAGGTGGGTTCGGAGGTGGTGGGGGTGGTGGTATTGGAAACCCCTAAACTCATGACGTTGCATGCAATGCAATGAGAAAACATGGAAAGAATCAATTAGATTGTTTAACTAATAATTATGCAATTTGTCTTCCtatatatttcaatattttaCTGAAACGTGTGCATTGCAATAATCTCTGGGTATTATCCTTTTCTTTTTACAATGCACTTTTCTAATCATATAAATTATATTCTCCAATCTTCACTCTAATTGTTCTTAAACCAACCAATGCAATGATGCATATCAGTAttgaaaatatttataattaaattattgcATTGTATAAAGGAGACTGGAGTAAGTAATATATAAAATGGGACTTGTacctataaaattaaaaagactGTAATGCTACACATTTATAGAGAGAAATATGTAGCCAAGAAGTGAAGCAGCTGCTGAACTTTAAGTTGATGAAAATTGTAGAAAATGACCGGAGTATATGTGCTCTCTACCAATAGAAGATGGATACGTCTAGAAATTCTAGTGTATGTTTGGAGTATGTGTTTAGGGACGGAGTAAGAAtaaaatgttataaaaaaaGGACCTACCTGTGTGGTAGCCGGCTGTCAGTAGTAGTGGTTGATGTGCTAATCGGGGACTCACGAATTCCAACCACCAGATCTTGCAAGGTCAGCAGCATAAACCTCATTCATGTCTGCTATAGATAGATATCATACTGTCAACAAGAAAAATATAGTAATGAATCAAAAAGTGTTAGTTTTTGAATTCTCATTATCAACATTCTGAGTCTTATTAATTATACCTTCCCCAGTTATCGGACATGTCATTGCTCCTCCTCCCAAACTATTTACCTTGGCACACCAAAAAGCAGGATATATGTCTCCACTAGGAAAAACATaccaaaacagaaaactaaagAAACAAAATGAAGATGGTGGCATGAATGATTTAATCAcaatattgaataaaatttcaatatttctCACAAATCCCAAGCCACGAATATACAGTTGCAATCCAAACTTCatcattgaaatccttcttaAAGAAAGAATATGAAGATCTGAATTCATAACACATAGATCTAATAATCCTATTAGATGTACTTTGCACTGAGgacgagccttggcgcaacggtaaaacgttgttgtcgtgtgaccgaaggtcacgggttcgagtcttaggagcggcctcttgccaaaaagaTTGGCAAGGGAatgcttgcccccagtacacccttgtggtgggacccctccccggacccttgcttagcggggacgcgtaatgcaccgggccgccctttatgtACTTTGCACTGACCATCACTACGAGAAAAATTAATATGACGACTGAAGTCCCCGCCGGTAATGATGATCACCGAAGGAATTCGTACAGATAAATTGCGTTAGAAAAGCCTTCTCTGTATACATCTCCGACATTTTTCACTATGTCTGAGATATCACGACACAATGTTAGTCGGTGTTTTTTGTCAGGAATTCCGACCACTGGCAGTCGGTGAATTCTGGCAGAGATGCCGAACGCCTACCATATTCCATCAGTCATTACTTCCCAAAATTAGaaagaaaaaatcaatttttttttcatatttggatTGAGGGGAACTCGCATATAGTTCATGACCCCTTCGGACCCAAAAATCTTTCCCGACCATAGTAcacagaaaaagaaagagaaaaaacaaacaagctaaaaaagaaatagaagatgGAGCAACCTATTTGATATAATCATTATAGGCTTCAAATTTCCAgttgatgaaaaaaaaaaaagcagaaaTACTAGGAAAACACCCTGCCACATGGAAAGTGTATATAAAAAAGACCAAGAAAAATGACGATGAAGGTGCTTTGGACAACATCATCAGGTAATCTAAAGAGAAATATGAACTCTAGCTTTTCAAATTGATAAAATGAGCTTACCAAAAAGCAATTAGAAGGCTTGAAGCACAGTTGTAACCACCATCACTTGTCACAACAATAAGTATATTAACTCCTTCAATAAAGACCATACGAGCAGCTTCACTTTCTTCAACTGATCCTTGATCACTTAATGCCTTTATGACCCCTGAGATAATGGAATATTATAATAGCTTTCTCCCTGTGAACAAGGAATAGCAATAGGCCTTTTTCTTGATTTTGCTTGTTATCATACAGTTTCGGGTTGTCATTCAAATAAACAATGACTGATGCAGAGCAGCTTAGAGGGACCTGATAAGATGAAGCAAACCTAATTAAGCCTTTCATGCAGCTGTAAGATCAAAGCCCCAATTATAGGATACCTAAGCTcttaaaaagggcggcccggtcgcactacgcgtccccgctgagcgagggtccggggaggggtcccaccacaagggtgtactgggggcaagccttcccctgccaatctatttggcaagaggccgctcctaagactccaAAGATCATATTTTAAGCAAAACATGTTCTCTGATGAAGAACGATTTCAGAAACTATGATAGACATGTCAAAGAAAAATGGTAGGGGAAAGGAAACATACTGCTTATGTAGAGAATCCAGAAGCTTAATAGTGGCATTTCTGCTAGCAGCCACACTACAATCCAACATCTTTACAGAAATCAATTATATCCTGCAATATGCAAAATATTATCATAAATAAGTAGCTGAAACTAGCGACATGTTCAAGAAGTATAAGTCTGACAAGCAAACCAAATCCTTATTCGGGAAAGAACTGGAAAGACCTTAAGCTTCAAGGGTGATACAACGTAGTCCTCAACGGCTGAAACCATCCAGAACACTCCCTCGCGAAGAACCTTAGGATGCTTATGGTCTTTCATAACCTTGTAAACCTATAACAGAAGACATAAATATGTATTAACTAAGAACAAATAAGAGAAACGCAATGCATCATATACAGGTCCAATTCGTCAATTCTTTAAGCACCTACCTCTACCAAAGAAACAAGAAATACATGACCAGTTGCAAATATGCTTGCTCTTCAGGAGCAAAATCTTGTGGAAGAAGAAGCCAAGTAATTACTTCAATCATATGCTGTTGAACCTGAATTTTTCCAATCTTATAATTATGAAGGACAATTGAATAAGTGATTCTTTTGCAGTATCTTTCCTCTCGTGTAGCATTCCAATTCTCATTAACTTTTCCAAATAAATAtgagaaaatctaaacatttaCACCACAAACACATTGAAATggaagttttttttaattacaaacaAGTGCTTAGAGCATTTATAAGATCGAAAAAGAAATTCTGATCTAACTGAGACTCAACTAGATCCTCAGTATTCACTTTTACATGATATTTCAAACATGATTTTTTATTTCCCCGCATGTGTATGAAATTTGAAACATGTTACGTACAGCAGAAGAAATAAGAAGATTAAGGAGTGAATTGGCTATTAGccaatttatattaatttcttaATTGTTAAGTTTGCCTTGCTGTTAGTAATAGGTACGATAGTTTGTTTTTAGCTAATGGGGCGCGAGTGTACTAGAAGTGGTTACGGCTATATCTACAGCTGACGCAACTCCGTACTGACGCCTCACTACTACTTAATTAATGGCTAAGCGATTTCATAACCATTCCGTGGGCTTTTCTTAACCAGCTGACATATCTTCCTATTTTGTATTCTAGCAAGTTAGTTATGCCAGCTGTCATTCTACAGTTGTACTGGTAACAACCTGCTGACCTCAGCTGTGCACCAGCTGCTTTATTAAGGTCACACAAGTGTAAGCCAGGGCTATCAAAGAACAAATATGAAGAATTACTTCTAATatccccttcttcttcttcctatcttctatctttctctctctaatattCTTATTCTTCCTATCTTTCCAATCTGAAATTAATTCAGAACTTGAGGTTTTGACAAAACATGGGACACGAATGCAACTAGGGAAACACTAGTTCGCATCAACAATGAATAAAACATTGGCTTCTTGTATTAACTCTAAATATTAAATTGATTTATGATACTGAACACCTTTTTGGATCTCATTAACTCTTAACCTCTGAAGCACGGACACGGCTCTACCCTAACGTATCCGGTGTCGGATACGGTTCCGACACGGAAACGGCCGGACACGCCAGGGACACCGTGTCGGGGCCGTTTCCGCAATTTCGAAAAATTGGACACGCGTATCCGTGAAAGATACGCGTGTCCCGGAGAAAAAAACTCCGATTAATCGCTGCTGTAGATAGAAGACAATGGCGGATGAATTTTTGCAGAAAAGGGAGGGGGTAAGACTTACGCGTTATTTCCTGAAGAGCCAGAAACTTATCGATCGATTCTTATTCCTCTGGTATTTGAAGAGCCAGAAACTGATCGATTCTTATTTCCTGAAGAGCCAAAAACTTATCGATTCTAATTTAAAGCCATTAATATATTTAGTTATGTtataaaaaatcatatataaaaatatatttttaatatttataaatgtgccccaatatttttattatttacacgTATCCCCCACGTATCCGTGTcctgtgttttatagaaatgacGTTTCCCGTGTCCGTGTCCGTGTCGGATACCGTGTCGCGTGTCCGTGTCCGGGCAACATAGCTCTTAACTGAGGTATTTAAAACCAGAGCGTACCATATCTACTCACCTGCTCCAGTTATATTTGAACCTTTAACAGAAGTGCGCCCTCCAAGttagcattgctcaaaattagCCTGCAGAAACAGGTAAAATTATGCATTCAGACATCGAAATACTAGCAGTTAAAACCTTGATTCCAAGTACCACACATACCATCACTCAATTTGTTAATACCATAATCCTGATAACACAGTTCTATCAAACCAGAACAAGTACACAATTTTAGCATACTAGAAACTGatataagttaaaaaaaaaaaaaaaaaaaattgatctcATATAGTCCAATTTTGATATCAGAATGTCAGAACCTTCCAATAGACTTTTTCAAGATTGTCCTCAAGAAAAAAACAAAGCAATATAGCTCATGAAAATTTTCACATTCTCCTATCAGCATATGCAATATGGCAATTACACATTATATCATATTAGGAAATGCAATCTTCTTGAATCTTTAGAATATATGAGTGTACAAATCAACAACAGCATGAACCTAAACTTCTAGGAGAAAAAATTAGATCAAATTACTCAAACAAAGCATATAAAAATACTTAGCAgctaataaataaacataattGAATCATAATGAACCAAAGAGGCATAAGTAGTCTAACTGTACCAAGAACCTATGATCCCGCAAGATATGGTAATTGACAATAATTAACTATTCAAAGGGCATAATGATTCAGATCATAGGGTGATTTAACAGTATTTACTAATGAATAATTTATAGATTTTATCCCACAAGATAAATGAAGTAAATTATTGTGAAAATAGAACCACAGAGCTGCTTCAATTCAACCAGTCAGTCAAGATCCAATACCTAGTTCATTGGCTATTTGTCAATTAACGATAACATTGAATTTGGCATATATAAAAGTGTCTACCACTAGAAGCATGACTGCAAAATAAAGAATTCATGCAGCCTGTTGCATACAAAGGCAAAAACATTGCAAAAAGGCTAGTCAAATTTGATCCTTTTGAAGACTCAATGAGATTGAAGATATTGAAACGCAAAAGAGCATTCAGAATTTTCATTAGAATGCAAATGGTGAACATACTAATAAATCAGTCACCATAGATCAAGTACTTTATCACGGGGCTGCCACTTCAACCAGCTACCTCATTGGTATAGGATACTGGAATCGAATAAAAGTGATAAATTGACTTACCtcatagaaagaaagaaagccTACCACTTCCAATATCACCATCAGTGGCAACGTGGGGTCTCTGAAAATATCATTCCAATTAGGTACTTCTAATGGCACCTATCTACCCATATTTAAAGTAACCAAAACTACATGTGATACAGAGCcaggaaaaatgaaaaacagaaTGCCTTTTGTTATAAACTGATGTAACAACTGAATAAGTAAACCAAAATTCCAGTGAACTATATCATGGAAATCATACAGAAAAAAAGAGGAACGCAAAGGATTCACATGTTGCCTGATTCTAACATGCCCCCAATTCCTGCAAACTATAAATTAGCCCACAATTTCAGAGCCCGAAAGCGAAAACCAAACAAGGCATTAACTAATTTGGAATGGGATTACGTCAGAAATTTTATCAGTGAGGTTAAGGTGGGCATACTCCAAGGCTACAAGGTTGGGACTTGTAGAACCAACACTGGCATAACAATGATTAGCCGAAAGTGGGACTTTGTAGAGCTTGCAAGGGAAGATGGATCAGAGAGCACAGAGCGATATTTGCATCCATGGGCAACGATTTTAAGCAGATGGATCAGAGAGGACAGAGCCAGATTTGCATCCAACGGCGCCGATGATGGTGGCTGCCGCCGCAGTAATGTTATCCCAAATTGGAAATtggaggtttttttttttttgataatttaaaaTGGGAGGTATTTGGATCAATTAAAAAAGGTT encodes:
- the LOC136218722 gene encoding glycine-rich cell wall structural protein; amino-acid sequence: MVREKRKVVGLLSILCLHVLVVSTVLAKDVATGKKDDDQTFIGIANSGGFGGGFGGGGGAGGGGGVGGGAGGGAGFGGGAGGGGGFGGGGGGGGGVGGGSGGGGGVGGGAGGGAGGGTGKGGGLGGGIGKGGGLGGGVGKGGGIGGGIGKGGGLGGGIGKGGGGGGGGIGKGGGKGGGVGGGIGKGGGLGGGGGLGGGGGKGGGLGGGGGKGGGIGGGTGKGGGLGGGGGKGGGAGGGIGKGGGLGGGGGLGGGKGGGIGGGIGKGGGLGGGGGKGGGGGGGIGKGGGLGGGGGGGGKGSGGGLGGGGGGGKGGGMGGGIGKGGGLGGGGGGGKGGGGGLGGGGGKGGGMGGGIGKGGGLGGGGGGGKGGGGGLGGGGGKGGGFGGGVGGGGGKGGGFGGGTGGGFGKGGGFGGGTGGGFGKGGGFGGGFGGGSGGGIGGGYGGGGGGGSGGGFGGGGGFGGGGGGGIGNP